A single region of the Silene latifolia isolate original U9 population chromosome 8, ASM4854445v1, whole genome shotgun sequence genome encodes:
- the LOC141594734 gene encoding uncharacterized protein LOC141594734: MDRTWMMDGKRGDPKYDAGLAEFYEFVRKNVKDKSNMPCPCEMCLNIKYMSFSDVKIHLEKNKFNSKYKIWRFHGESRVVQRMEENMGETQIEGGSLPIEKGIDSLEDSDWDMNSCDMNSVSADEFDDDELEKILRDRLIEDGLEEDNPYLGQDPADIDDILGQDEEPDVTNLDDITSIVLEKLKDAEMPLYKSCKNYTKLSAVVKLYNLKATNGWSDKSFTHLLELLKDMLPEDNVLPNRTYAAKKILRGIGMKYVKIHACPNDCILYRKEYESFTHCPVCNEWRYKKKEGIPAKVLWDDKLRHPTDGLEWKHIDAKYPEFGKEPRNNRLALSTDGMNPFGKLSSQHSTWPVLLAIYNLPPYVCMKRKYLMLSLLISGPKEPGNDIDVYLVLLLDDLRTLWDEGIEVFDVYQKSFFNLKAMLLRTISDFPAYGNLCGHTVHGKEACPLCAEDVDSSYLRFSRKQASLGYRKFLEEDHSYRKQQKAFNRKPDHRPYPKILSGHNVYQKVKDIKITYGKKGSKLASRGYKKMSPLVILRILVDYNIV; this comes from the exons ATGGATCGTACGTGGATGATGGATGGGAAAAGAGGTGATCCTAAATATGATGccggtttagctgaattttatgaatttgtTAGAAAGAATGTGAAAGACAAGTCTAATATGCCATGCCCTTGTGAAATGTGTCTGAATATCAAATATATGAGCTTCTCGGATGTTAAAATCCATTTAGAAAAGAATAAATTTAATTCAAAGTATAAAATTTGGAGGTTTCATGGGGAGTCTAGAGTGGTACAGAGAATGGAGGAAAATATGGGAGAGACTCAGATTGAGGGGGGAAGTCTTCCTATAGAAAAAGGTATCGACTCACTGGAAGATTCAGACTGGGATATGAATTCTTGTGATATGAATTCTGTGTCCGCTGACGAGTTTGATGATGATGAATTAGAAAAAATATTACGAGATCGGTTAATTGAAGACGGTCTTGAAGAAGATAACCCTTACCTAGGTCAAGATCCCGCTGATATAGATGACATTCTAGGTCAAGATGAAGAACCCGATGTTACTAATTTAGATGACATCACAAGCATTGTATTAGAGAAGCTAAAAGACGCTGAAATGCCTTTGTATAAGAGTTGTAAGAATTATACAAAATTGTCAGCCGTTGTTAAGCTATATAATTTGAAAGCAacaaatgggtggagtgataaaAGTTTTACCCACCTTCTCGAATTATTGAAGGATATGCTTCCAGAAGATAATGTTCTTCCTAATCGTACATATGCGGCCAAGAAGATACTTAGAGGAATTGGTATGAAATATGTGAAGATTCATGCATGCCCTAATGATTGTATATTATATCGCAAGGAATATGAGAGTTTCACTCATTGTCCAGTTTGTAATGAATGGCGATATAAAAAGAAGGAGGGGATTCCAGCAAAAGTTTTGTG GGATGACAAGTTGAGACACCCGACTGATGGTTTAGAGTGGAAACACATTGATGCCAAGTATCCCGAATTCGGGAAAGAACCCAGAAATAATCGACTTGCACTCTCTACTGACGGGATGAATCCTTTTGGGAAATTAAGTAGTCAACATAGCACTTGGCCCGTGCTTTTAGCTATTTACaatttacctccatatgtgtgcatgaaaaggaAGTATTTGATGCTGTCCTTATTGATTTCTGGTCCCAAAGAACCGGGTAATGATATAGATGTTTACTTGGTGCTCCTTCTTGACGATTTGAGAACACTATGGGATGAAGGAATAGAAGTCTTTGATGTGTACCAAAAAAGTTTTTTCAATTTGAAAGCAATGTTATTACGCACTATATCTGATTTTCCTGCATACGGTAATCTTTGTGGACATACTGTGCATGGGAAAGAGGCGTGCCCCTTGTGTGCAGAAGATGTTGACTCTTCTTATTTGAGGTTTTCTCGAAAGCAAGCTTCCTTAGGATACCGTAAATTTTTGGAGGAAGATCATTCGTATCGCAAGCAACAAAAAGCTTTCAATAGAAAACCTGATCATCGTCCATATCCTAAGATATTAAGCGGTCATAATGTATATCAAAAGGTGAAAGATATTAAAATTACATATGGGAAGAAGGGTTCTAAATTAGCATCACGGGGATACAAGAAGATGTCTCctcttgtaatactccgtattttggtAGATTATAATATTGTATAG